A portion of the Fulvia fulva chromosome 1, complete sequence genome contains these proteins:
- a CDS encoding DNA polymerase epsilon subunit D, producing MPGRKSNVSTTSNGPEEVAETTPARQPKEKDGLSVEDLSLPKSMIQRIAKGNLPANTQIHKDALLALHKSATVFVSYLAANSNDNAQASGKKTISPQDVMAALKDAELENFLPVVEAQLKKYNEIQCDKRNTYRRKVKEEKAKDAPPEGEGDAEGAASGVASKDGEVVPGANGTANGHADIEDGERPVKKLKGDAGVAMAPGADDADDEDMADDQDADANDDEEAADDDVEDEDDEDQTMEDALEEQEPEDDDDDERGELRDEALDEPDSD from the exons ATGCCGGGACGCAAGAGCAACGTGTCGACCACGTCAAATGGCCCGGAGGAGGTAGCGGAGACAACGCCTGCGCGGCAGCCCAAGGAGAAGGACGGTCTGAGTGTTGAG GATTTGAGCCTACCGAAGTCCATGATACAGCGAATCGCCAAGGGCAACCTCCCAGCCAACACGCAAATACACAAGGACGCGCTATTAGCGCTGCACAAGAGCGCAACTGTCTTTGTGAGCTATCTCGCAGCCAA CTCGAACGACAATGCACAAGCCAGTGGCAAGAAGACAATCTCACCCCAGGACGTCATGGCTGCGCTCAAAGATGCTGAGCTGGAGAACTTTCTGCCCGTCGTAGAGGCTCAGTTGAAGA AGTACAACGAGATCCAATGCGACAAGCGTAATACGTACAGGCGGAAAGTTAAGGAAGAGAAAGCCAAAGACGCTCCTCCGGAGGGCGAAGGCGATGCAGAAGGCGCAGCGAGTGGTGTTGCATCAAAGGACGGCGAAGTGGTCCCTGGCGCAAACGGCACTGCCAACGGCCACGCTGATATCGAGGATGGTGAAAGACCTGTCAAGAAGCTCAAAGGCGATGCCGGCGTTGCAATGGCTCCTGGCGCAGATGATGCCGATGACGAAGACATGGCGGACGACCAAGATGCTGACGCCAACGACGACGAAGAAGCGGCGGATGATGATGTTGAAGACGAAGACGACGAAGATCAGACCATGGAGGACGCTCTCGAAGAGCAGGAGCCAGAAGATGATGACGACGACGAGCGTGGCGAATTGAGAGACGAAGCACTGGACGAGCCGGACAGCGACTAA
- a CDS encoding Trehalase, translating to MASWTLLAASIPFVTALWTNGSVTAPCESPLYCQGEILREIQLAGAFEDSKTYVDLPTIRPLDEVIAAFGELSKPLSNNTELNDFLSTYFGEAGSELREVDPESLQTNATFRENVNNTDIREFLEIVIDIWPELTREYAGDTDNCTECVSSFIPLNRTFVVAGGRFREPYYWDSYWILLGLLRTQGSFTEIALNTIENFADLVNRFGFVPNGARQYYLNRSQPPVLALMVEAYVEYTNDTSVLGQLLPTLEREYSFWTTNRSVDVEVDGTTYTLNRYAVENNQPRPESYTEDYHTATNTSYYAESGIIYPATELNESQIAQLYSDLASGAESGWDYTSRWISNPSDAIEDVYFPLRSLNTANIIPVDLNSILYANEIAIANFHTLTGNSSAASAWTTLANTRSEAMAAIMWDQDQWSYYDYNLTSSRRQTFITTSANASINETFNAPAGQQHFTHIAQFYPFWTGAAPPYLKNNPSAILHAFEPIINELSRFPGVPAATNLETEQQWDEPNVWPPLTYILIAGLLNTPPTFGEEDPSYIATQDLALEIAQRYLDSAFCTWRETGGSTSSLPTLENIEPDNDFDGAIFEKYDSTDVTAFGGGGEYTVQTGFGWTNGVLLWVGDLFGGNLTVPVCERELEEGGDGSDDGNGDGGARRSRTAKRNVKPARKADARWRREKH from the exons ATGGCTTCTTGGACACTGCTGGCGGCCTCTATACCGTTCGTGACAGCCCTATGGACTAACGGTTCAGTCACCGCGCCCTGCGAGTCGCCGCTATATTGCCAGGGCGAGATACTACGAGAGATTCAGCTGGCTGGAGCCTTCGAGGACAGTAAGACTTATGTGGACTTGCCGACGATTCGACCGCTGGACGAAGTCATCGCAGCTTTCGGCGAACTGTCGAAACCACTGTCTAACAACACCGAATTGAACGACTTCCTCAGCACGTACTTTGGAGAAGCTGGCAGTGAGTTGAGGGAAGTTGATCCGGAATCGCTTCAGACCAATGCTACGTTCCGGGAGAACGTCAACAACACGGACATTCGCGAGTTCTTGGAAATCGTGATCGACATCTGGCCAGAGCTGACGAGAGAATATGCTGGCGACACCGACAATTGCACTGAGTGCGTCAGCTCGTTCATACCGCTCAATCGGACCTTTGTTGTGGCTGGAGGGCGATTTAGAGAACCTTACTACTGGGACAGCTACTGGATCTTGCTAG GCCTGCTGCGCACGCAAGGATCTTTCACAGAGATCGCCTTGAACACCATCGAAAACTTCGCTGACCTAGTCAATCGCTTTGGCTTCGTGCCGAATGGTGCCAGGCAGTACTACCTGAACCGCAGTCAGCCTCCTGTTCTGGCATTGATGGTTGAAGCTTACGTCGAGTACACCAACGACACTTCAGTACTAGGGCAGCTGCTACCTACGCTCGAGCGAGAGTACAGCTTCTGGACCACCAACAGATCCGTAGACGTAGAAGTCGATGGGACTACATATACACTCAACCGATACGCCGTGGAGAACAATCAGCCTCGACCAGAAAGCTACACCGAGGACTATCACACAGCAACCAACACATCCtactacgccgaatccgGCATCATCTATCCAGCAACGGAGCTGAACGAAAGCCAGATCGCCCAGCTCTACAGCGACCTAGCAAGCGGCGCAGAAAGCGGCTGGGACTACACCTCCCGCTGGATCAGCAACCCCTCAGACGCCATCGAAGACGTCTACTTCCCCCTCCGCAGCCTCAACACAGCCAACATCATCCCCGTCGACCTCAACAGCATCCTCTACGCCAACGAAATCGCCATCGCAAACTTCCACACCCTCACCGGCAACTCCTCAGCAGCCTCAGCCTGGACCACCCTCGCCAACACCCGCAGCGAAGCCATGGCCGCCATAATGTGGGACCAAGATCAATGGTCCTACTACGACTACAACCTCACCTCCTCCCGTCGTCAAACCTTCATAACCACCTCCGCCAACGCCTCCATTAACGAAACCTTCAACGCCCCAGCAGGCCAGCAACATTTCACGCACATAGCCCAATTCTACCCCTTCTGGACCGGCGCCGCACCACCTTACCTCAAAAACAACCCCTCCGCAATCCTCCACGCCTTCGAACCCATCATCAATGAACTCTCCCGCTTCCCCGGTGTTCCCGCCGCTACGAACCTCGAGACAGAGCAACAGTGGGACGAACCGAATGTCTGGCCTCCGCTGACATACATTCTCATCGCCGGACTCTTGAACACGCCGCCTACTTTCGGCGAAGAGGATCCTTCGTACATCGCTACGCAGGATCTCGCCTTGGAGATCGCACAAAGGTATCTCGATAGTGCGTTCTGTACATGGCGCGAAACGGGCGGATCTACTTCGTCTCTACCTACATTGGAGAATATCGAGCCAGATAATGATTTCGACGGTGCCATCTTTGAGAAGTATGATAGCACCGATGTGACGGCGTTTGGTGGAGGTGGGGAGTATACGGTTCAGACGGGGTTTGGGTGGACTAATGGGGTGTTACTCTGGGTTGGGGATCTGTTTGGTGGGAATTTGACGGTGCCGGTTTGCGAGAGGGAGCTGGAGGAGGGAGGGGATGGGAGTGATGATGGGAATGGCGATGGAGGGGCGAGGAGGAGCAGAACGGCGAAGAGGAATGTTAAGCCTGCGAGGAAGGCTGATGCCAGGTGGAGGAGGGAGAAGCATTGA
- a CDS encoding Biphenyl-2,3-diol 1,2-dioxygenase 3, whose translation MTLTNGTTSKVLSPSNLAHIVIRTSNLPKMVSYYQNFLGAHTAYENEMLAFLAYDDEHHRIALLNIPGLEKNDEKHCGLEHIAFSFDTLRDLCTAYEQRQALGITPGWCVNHGPTTSLYYRDPDGNQIETQVDNFETAEEATAFMNSPELRRILSVWILIRRSFANVWKVGRMRG comes from the exons ATGACTTTAACAAACGGCACAACCTCCAAAGTCCTCTCCCCTTCCAACCTAGCCCACATCGTCATCCGCACCTCCAACCTCCCCAAAATGGTCTCATACTACCAGAATTTCCTCGGCGCTCATACCGCCTATGAGAACGAAATGCTCGCCTTCCTGGCCTACGACGATGAACACCATCGGATCGCTCTGCTCAACATCCCTGGTTTGGAGAAGAACGATGAGAAGCACTGCGGCCTCGAACACATCGCCTTTAGCTTCGATACTCTGCGGGATCTCTGCACCGCATACGAACAACGTCAAGCCCTAGGCATTACGCCAGGGTGGTGTGTC AACCACGGCCCAACAACATCCCTCTACTACCGCGACCCGGACGGCAATCAAATCGAAACTCAAGTCGACAACTTCGAGACTGCCGAGGAAGCCACTGCGTTCATGAACAGTCCTGAATTGCGGAGAATTCTTTCGGTGTGGATTTTGATCCGGAGGAGCTTTGCGAACGTGTGGAAAGTGGGGAGGATGAGAGGGTGA
- a CDS encoding Kynurenine formamidase, translating to MPATPTGDEWPQFRKDIRYSGDSNLNTLQTCIPRSTDNKRHRIWIVYIHGGAWFDPEQTASTFDKAQDILLNSSIADHVGGYASINYRLSPAPAHPTNPSNPADPARNAQHPDHINDVLSAILHLQETYRFEDRYILVGHSCGAFLAFQVAMKRYWRSQYESTYGLEMNVMPPLAVLGIEGLYDLPALVKYHDDLKQPIYHNFVESAFGPNATNWAAASPTNADYKSSWQDGKLAVVAHSHEDELVEWDQPELMMKALSSQGFGDSGNRRGKLIELKGKHDQVWSNGTEVARAIEWTIKEFVSMR from the coding sequence ATGCCTGCCACGCCCACCGGCGATGAATGGCCGCAGTTCAGGAAGGACATCCGATACAGCGGCGACTCCAATCTCAACACTCTCCAGACCTGCATACCGCGATCGACCGACAATAAACGCCACCGCATATGGATCGTCTACATACATGGAGGCGCGTGGTTTGACCCGGAGCAGACGGCATCGACCTTTGATAAGGCTCAGGATATACTGCTGAACTCCTCGATAGCGGATCATGTTGGAGGCTATGCCTCAATCAACTACCGTCTGTCACCAGCACCAGCTCATCCGACAAATCCCTCAAATCCGGCAGACCCGGCCCGAAATGCTCAACATCCCGATCATATCAACGATGTCTTGTCTGCAATTCTGCATCTTCAGGAAACCTATCGCTTTGAGGACCGGTACATACTGGTCGGCCACTCTTGTGGAGCCTTTCTGGCCTTTCAGGTGGCCATGAAACGCTATTGGAGATCGCAGTACGAATCGACCTATGGTTTGGAGATGAATGTCATGCCACCGCTCGCCGTGCTCGGGATCGAAGGCCTATACGATCTGCCGGCGTTGGTGAAATATCATGATGATCTCAAGCAGCCCATCTATCACAACTTTGTAGAAAGCGCTTTCGGACCAAACGCAACGAACTGGGCCGCAGCGAGTCCCACAAATGCCGACTACAAGAGCAGCTGGCAAGATGGCAAGCTTGCAGTGGTAGCGCATTCTCACGAGGATGAGCTTGTAGAGTGGGACCAGCCAGAACTCATGATGAAGGCTCTATCATCACAAGGCTTTGGAGATTCTGGAAATCGCAGAGGAAAACTCATCGAGCTGAAAGGGAAACACGATCAAGTTTGGAGCAATGGCACCGAGGTGGCGAGAGCCATTGAATGGACGATCAAGGAATTCGTCAGCATGCGATAG
- a CDS encoding Chromatin structure-remodeling complex subunit rsc7, with amino-acid sequence MLAVSHRSSEALPTLHRGVMEESGTINPAALNAPASTIAPNLLSQPSPRGIKRSRSPSANGGIGQDPIGDDAKTKSKKLKAEESPVPSSNMSMSMAHHPVQTPHTRTSSLPHASPSQASPARSTPGSATKPPVVKALPTVRDHTTDQLNPEGDEYQPREIDPDGETKVSADGHALGNRKFKCRTFQVPNRGEKLFMLATECARVLGYRDSYLLFNKNRSLYKIIANQTEKDNLIYQDILPYSYRSRQIAIVTARSMFRQFGSRLIEGGRRVRDDYWEAKARKQGFTEEDAAGEKRPGAAKQRELQAAQASQANSLTALPQGQIIYNNDGTFDGQPPGMGPVSLAPLPMIHLPSDELRASNLGGSIRPRQEIAGPAYTDRIQQSSATDILTQAGQAAEYNKQLGQTRAHRAGYLDDYWRRPHEQPVTEPQTTQADAVAPPTLQAQQTVAGVGGQHRGSDSMSHAGSQMIPPTYAGYSGQTNQMTSPVQARQMMPPSQMHQGSPSMSMGAAAGHRQTPSYGGYPQNQMWPPPQPQPSPLSQSHGYGQQQHSQMPPPQMPGQPGMGYSQLGQMGAYAGMNRSMYQPGPGQQQYSMGMQSGAGQQPGMYNPASGNMSQYYGGQQ; translated from the exons ATGCTGGCCGTGTCGCATCGAAGCTCAGAAGCGTTGCCTACATTACACCGTGGTGTCATGGAAGAATCGGGCACCATCAATCCAGCTGCTCTGAATGCGCCTG CATCCACCATCGCGCCCAACCTGCTCTCCCAACCGAGCCCGCGCGGCATCAAACGCAGTCGCTCGCCAAGCGCTAACGGCGGCATTGGGCAGGACCCCATAGGTG ATGACGCCAAGACCAAGTCGAAGAAGCTGAAGGCAGAAGAGAGCCCCGTGCCTTCCTCAAACATGTCCATGTCCATGGCGCACCACCCGGTACAGACGCCCCACACCAGAACATCATCACTCCCTCACGCATCGCCATCACAAGCATCACCTGCACGATCTACTCCAGGTTCTGCCACGAAACCGCCTGTGGTCAAGGCGTTACCTACCGTCCGGGACCACACCACTGACCAGCTGAATCCGGAAGGAGACGAATATCAACCCCGTGAGATAGATCCTGATGGCGAAACCAAAGTTTCCGCTGATGGCCATGCCCTGGGTAACCGCAAGTTCAAATGTAGAACGTTTCAGGTGCCGAACCGTGGCGAGAAGCTCTTCATGCTTGCCACAGAATGTGCTCGCGTACTAGGATATCGCGACTCATACCTGCTGTTTAACAAGAACAGGTCTTTGTACAAAATCATTGCGAACCAAACGGAGAAGGACAACCTGATCTACCAGGATATATTACCATATTCTTACCGGTCGCGACAAATAGCTATCGTAACCGCACGCTCCATGTTCCGACAGTTTGGCAGCCGTCTCATAGAGGGTGGGAGACGAGTGCGTGATGACTATTGGGAAGCCAAAGCTAGGAAACAGGGCTTCACAGAAGAGGATGCCGCTGGCGAAAAACGACCTGGAGCCGCGAAACAACGCGAATTGCAGGCTGCTCAAGCCAGTCAAGCCAACTCCTTGACTGCTTTACCACAAGGCCAGATCATCTACAACAATGACGGCACATTCGATGGCCAACCGCCTGGCATGGGTCCCGTATCACTTGCGCCTCTTCCCATGATTCATCTGCCTAGCGATGAGCTGCGAGCCAGCAATCTAGGCGGTAGCATTCGTCCCAGGCAGGAGATCGCTGGACCGGCTTACACAGACAGGATCCAGCAAAGCAGTGCCACTGATATATTGACCCAGGCGGGACAGGCCGCGGAATACAACAAGCAGCTTGGCCAGACTCGTGCTCATCGTGCTGGATACCTGGACGACTACTGGCGACGACCCCACGAACAGCCTGTGACTGAGCCTCAGACCACGCAGGCTGATGCTGTTGCGCCACCGACATTACAGGCACAACAAACCGTGGCAGGTGTGGGTGGCCAGCACCGGGGATCCGACTCGATGTCGCATGCCGGATCGCAAATGATTCCGCCCACATACGCAGGGTATTCCGGTCAGACGAACCAGATGACTTCGCCAGTACAAGCAAGGCAGATGATGCCACCCAGTCAAATGCACCAAGGCTCGCCTTCCATGAGCATGGGTGCAGCAGCTGGTCATCGACAGACTCCATCATACGGCGGCTATCCTCAGAACCAAATGTGGCCACCTCCACAACCCCAGCCATCACCTCTATCGCAGTCTCACGGGTACGGCCAGCAACAGCACTCCCAGATGCCTCCACCGCAGATGCCTGGCCAGCCGGGTATGGGGTATTCACAATTGGGCCAGATGGGAGCGTACGCCGGCATGAACCGAAGCATGTATCAGCCAGGCCCGGGCCAACAGCAATACAGCATGGGTATGCAGTCCGGTGCTGGTCAGCAACCTGGAATGTACAACCCCGCCTCTGGAAATATGTCTCAGTACTACGGCGGTCAGCAATGA